A stretch of the Syntrophorhabdales bacterium genome encodes the following:
- a CDS encoding MTAP family purine nucleoside phosphorylase — protein sequence MKAFIAGTSMLGSALFRNWEKVVVPTPLGVVLLRKCKNYLFLQRHGEQMVPPHKINHLANMWALKSLKVKRIVAFNSVGSLHEEVKPATFLIPDDFFSPCRIPTFFDAEMRFTVPRMNEALAKQLLGYCRKVKMDVKLGGVYIEAVGPRLETRAEIRFFQTTGDIVGMTLASEATLCMELRIPYASVCSIDNYCNGVTRKPLALPEIARNARKSQQAFERLINAIIGENGP from the coding sequence ATGAAAGCGTTCATAGCCGGCACGTCCATGCTGGGGTCAGCCCTCTTCCGAAACTGGGAGAAGGTTGTGGTCCCTACGCCCCTTGGGGTGGTACTGTTACGAAAATGTAAGAACTACCTCTTCTTGCAGCGCCACGGCGAACAAATGGTTCCGCCGCATAAAATCAATCACCTTGCAAACATGTGGGCATTGAAGAGTCTGAAGGTGAAGAGAATTGTAGCGTTCAACTCGGTGGGCAGTTTGCATGAGGAAGTGAAACCTGCAACGTTTCTCATCCCTGATGATTTCTTTTCGCCCTGCAGAATACCCACCTTTTTCGATGCAGAGATGCGATTCACCGTGCCTCGCATGAACGAAGCACTGGCAAAACAGCTTCTTGGATACTGCCGAAAGGTCAAGATGGACGTCAAGCTGGGCGGCGTCTACATTGAGGCTGTCGGACCCAGGCTGGAAACAAGAGCCGAGATACGTTTTTTCCAAACAACAGGGGACATCGTTGGGATGACGCTCGCATCGGAGGCGACGCTCTGTATGGAGCTACGTATCCCCTATGCGTCGGTCTGCTCCATTGACAATTATTGCAACGGAGTTACACGTAAGCCTCTCGCTCTCCCGGAGATCGCAAGAAATGCAAGAAAAAGCCAGCAGGCTTTTGAGCGGCTCATCAATGCTATCATCGGGGAGAATGGCCCATGA
- a CDS encoding amidohydrolase produces MKLLIKGAILDERVRDIFIHDGVIREISPECTQPADRIINGRNKVALPALVNGHTHAAMTLFRGFADDMPLKQWLEEKIWVLEAKLTDEDVYWGSKLACLEMIKNGITLFNDMYWHFESTARAAQEMGVRAIVSAVLIDMFDPRRSEEQIHKNIDLFQAARRYGPEVRFALGPHAVYTVSPQSLEWVKEFSEENGCLIHMHLCETEEELHFTKEKYGCSPVQYLDNLGLLSSRFIGCHACWIDEESCQTLARTQARLVHNPVSNLKLSVGRLFPYHLMRRYNIPYCFGTDGCSSNNHLDLMETMKFASLLAKFSTNDPTFLSARETFDRATAVAAEIFSLGNWEIKEGSATDIMLIDLARAELVPNFHVYSDIVYASNGSVVDTVIAMGRVLMENRYVEGEETIMREARARARALVER; encoded by the coding sequence ATGAAGCTGCTGATAAAAGGCGCCATCCTCGATGAACGCGTAAGGGACATCTTTATACATGACGGGGTGATCAGAGAGATCTCGCCGGAATGCACTCAACCCGCAGACAGGATCATCAACGGCCGGAACAAAGTGGCCTTGCCCGCACTGGTTAACGGTCACACGCATGCAGCCATGACGCTCTTCCGCGGCTTCGCAGACGACATGCCTCTCAAGCAGTGGCTGGAAGAGAAGATATGGGTGTTAGAGGCAAAGTTGACCGATGAGGATGTGTACTGGGGGAGCAAGCTGGCCTGTCTCGAGATGATCAAGAATGGCATCACTCTTTTCAACGACATGTACTGGCATTTCGAAAGTACCGCGCGCGCTGCCCAGGAAATGGGTGTAAGGGCAATCGTGAGCGCGGTCCTGATCGATATGTTTGATCCCCGAAGGAGTGAGGAACAGATACATAAGAATATCGACCTTTTCCAGGCTGCCCGCAGGTATGGGCCGGAGGTGCGGTTCGCCCTCGGCCCCCATGCGGTATACACCGTTTCCCCTCAAAGTCTTGAGTGGGTCAAAGAATTTTCTGAAGAAAATGGCTGCTTAATCCACATGCATCTCTGTGAAACAGAGGAGGAGCTTCATTTTACAAAGGAAAAGTATGGCTGTTCCCCCGTTCAGTATCTGGACAATCTCGGACTGCTCTCCTCTCGATTTATCGGCTGCCACGCATGCTGGATCGACGAGGAGTCCTGTCAAACACTGGCTCGTACGCAGGCGAGGCTCGTACACAATCCTGTGTCTAATTTGAAGCTCAGTGTAGGGCGTCTTTTTCCTTACCACCTGATGCGCCGCTACAATATCCCGTACTGCTTCGGTACAGACGGCTGCTCCTCAAATAATCATCTCGATCTCATGGAGACCATGAAATTCGCTTCATTGCTGGCGAAATTTTCAACCAATGACCCGACGTTCCTTTCGGCAAGAGAAACGTTTGACCGCGCAACTGCAGTGGCAGCGGAGATTTTCTCCCTCGGAAACTGGGAAATCAAGGAAGGAAGCGCTACGGACATAATGCTGATCGACCTTGCCCGGGCTGAGCTTGTTCCCAATTTCCATGTGTACTCGGACATTGTCTATGCCTCGAATGGCTCGGTGGTTGACACAGTCATAGCGATGGGACGCGTGCTCATGGAGAATCGCTACGTAGAAGGTGAGGAAACCATTATGCGGGAGGCCCGAGCGCGGGCCAGAGCCCTTGTCGAGCGATGA
- a CDS encoding protein-glutamate O-methyltransferase CheR, producing the protein MQSENSLTDADFIALRDLIHKKTGIFYTDRNRYLLEARAREFLRQNGPEVSSCIGSLLNPATGPAEWNRLISKITITETSFFRDPLQIAVLAKNVIPEIVKRREQSGSRLLRLWSAGCSSGEEAYTLAILLAEHLKDQLTGWNITIFATDINEEALEACRRAVYKTYALRNTAQELKGRYFRTTSDEKLIIRDELKRLVHPERANLTDAAACKKYAGVDLILLRNVLIYFTATTKSAVLCTCYNNLRDHGYLFLGQSETVSGKDHPYKRIAFANTFAYQKAPER; encoded by the coding sequence ATGCAATCTGAAAATAGTCTCACCGATGCCGATTTCATAGCCTTACGGGATTTAATCCACAAGAAGACCGGGATCTTCTACACTGACAGGAATCGGTATCTTCTGGAAGCGAGAGCGCGAGAGTTTCTTCGGCAGAATGGTCCGGAAGTTTCTTCCTGTATCGGTTCCCTTCTTAATCCTGCGACCGGCCCTGCTGAGTGGAACCGCCTCATAAGCAAGATCACTATCACCGAAACCAGTTTCTTCCGCGATCCTCTCCAGATCGCAGTACTTGCTAAGAATGTAATTCCGGAAATAGTGAAAAGGCGTGAGCAATCCGGCTCGAGACTTCTCAGGCTCTGGAGTGCGGGCTGTTCTTCGGGGGAAGAGGCCTACACGCTGGCTATACTCCTCGCGGAACACCTGAAAGATCAACTGACCGGCTGGAACATTACCATTTTCGCAACTGATATTAACGAAGAAGCTCTGGAAGCCTGCCGAAGGGCCGTTTACAAGACTTACGCTCTCAGAAACACAGCCCAGGAACTGAAGGGGAGATATTTTCGCACAACGTCTGATGAGAAACTGATCATTCGCGACGAACTCAAGAGGCTTGTGCACCCTGAGCGCGCGAACCTTACCGATGCAGCTGCGTGTAAAAAGTATGCGGGCGTCGACCTGATCCTTCTCCGCAACGTGCTCATATACTTTACCGCCACCACCAAGAGCGCCGTCCTGTGTACCTGTTACAACAATCTGAGAGACCATGGATACCTCTTCCTGGGACAGTCAGAGACAGTTTCGGGCAAGGACCATCCTTACAAGCGCATTGCATTCGCGAATACATTTGCCTACCAGAAGGCGCCGGAGCGATAG
- a CDS encoding Fe-S-containing hydro-lyase yields MEIKRISTPLADSMVTELKAGDKVLLSGTIYTARDAAHKRFIETLDAGGSLPFDVRGQVIYYCGPSPALPGRPIGAAGPTTSGRMDAYTPRLLSLGLKGMIGKGKRSQEVKDAIARYKAVYFGATGGAGALLSKAVLSCEIVAYEELGPEAVAKLVVRDLPLFVINDTVRNDLYEMGLAAYHR; encoded by the coding sequence ATGGAGATAAAGCGCATAAGTACGCCACTCGCGGACAGCATGGTAACGGAACTTAAGGCTGGTGACAAGGTGCTTTTGAGCGGCACCATCTATACCGCCCGTGACGCTGCACACAAGCGATTCATTGAAACGCTGGACGCCGGCGGCTCCCTTCCTTTCGATGTCAGGGGGCAGGTGATCTACTACTGCGGACCTTCGCCGGCATTGCCCGGCAGGCCTATTGGAGCCGCAGGGCCAACCACGAGTGGAAGAATGGACGCCTATACGCCAAGGCTTCTCTCTCTGGGGCTTAAGGGGATGATAGGCAAGGGCAAGAGGTCCCAGGAAGTGAAGGACGCAATCGCGCGATACAAGGCGGTCTATTTCGGGGCAACCGGAGGTGCGGGAGCGTTGCTGTCAAAAGCGGTGCTCTCATGCGAGATTGTGGCTTACGAGGAACTGGGGCCGGAGGCTGTTGCAAAGCTCGTGGTCAGAGATTTACCGCTTTTCGTGATTAATGACACAGTAAGGAACGACCTGTACGAAATGGGACTTGCAGCATATCACAGATGA
- a CDS encoding CDP-alcohol phosphatidyltransferase family protein, whose translation MISSRVGHSLDPFLLRVYQLFFRGDAARPNLLSVIGLLFGFVCLLFTVSNWLVPAGLALLLSGLFDLFDGAIARHYAKVTTYGGFFDSVLDRYTDLSVAFGIFVNFLLHGDHLFCILTFVAAIGMVLISYIRARAEAARLQCKNGILERPERTILLIIGLCFNEVFVRLTGLGLLKAVIIVLAILTHVTAIQRIMIVKKAAQL comes from the coding sequence GTGATAAGCTCCAGAGTGGGCCATTCTCTCGACCCTTTTCTCTTGCGGGTGTATCAACTCTTTTTTCGAGGTGACGCAGCCAGACCCAATCTTCTCAGTGTTATAGGACTCCTTTTCGGTTTTGTCTGCCTTCTATTTACAGTGAGCAACTGGCTTGTCCCTGCGGGCCTTGCGCTGTTGCTCTCCGGCTTGTTCGATCTTTTTGATGGAGCAATCGCTCGGCACTATGCCAAAGTCACTACCTATGGCGGGTTTTTCGATTCGGTCCTTGACCGGTACACGGACCTTTCTGTTGCGTTCGGAATTTTCGTTAATTTTTTGCTGCATGGCGACCACCTTTTTTGTATTCTGACGTTCGTGGCCGCAATCGGTATGGTGCTCATATCGTATATCAGGGCCCGCGCTGAGGCTGCCAGGCTTCAGTGTAAGAACGGAATTCTTGAGCGGCCGGAGCGGACCATACTCCTTATAATCGGTCTCTGTTTCAATGAAGTGTTCGTCAGACTCACAGGCTTGGGTCTCTTGAAAGCGGTGATTATTGTCCTGGCAATTCTCACTCACGTCACTGCGATTCAGCGGATAATGATCGTAAAAAAAGCAGCGCAGCTCTAG
- a CDS encoding fumarate hydratase, with translation MREIPVETIRDVIEKLFIDANYNLPNDVVARFEEALDGEESPAGKEVIRELLLNARIAREEGIPICQDTGLAILFVEIGQETHITGGDFEEAITEGVRRAYQKGYLRKSACDPFTRKNTGDNTPPILHAKIVPGELIKIVVMPKGGGSENYSEVRMLTPSEGAEGVRRFVVEMVKKGGPNPCPPITIGIGIGGNFETCALLSKEALMLPFGQRSEDPYLRDLEISILEEVNKLGIGPEGYGGRVTALDLHIKSRPCHIASLPVAVNIQCHAHRIKEATI, from the coding sequence ATGAGGGAGATACCTGTCGAGACCATACGGGATGTTATTGAAAAGCTTTTTATAGACGCAAATTATAACCTCCCGAACGACGTTGTCGCACGGTTCGAAGAGGCATTGGACGGGGAGGAATCTCCCGCAGGAAAAGAGGTGATACGGGAGCTGCTCCTCAACGCTCGCATCGCTCGCGAAGAAGGAATACCTATTTGCCAGGATACCGGGCTTGCTATCCTCTTTGTGGAGATAGGGCAGGAGACACACATAACCGGTGGCGATTTTGAGGAAGCAATCACAGAGGGAGTGCGTCGGGCTTACCAGAAGGGTTATCTCCGAAAATCGGCCTGCGATCCCTTTACGAGAAAGAATACGGGGGACAATACACCACCAATCCTCCACGCGAAGATAGTTCCGGGCGAGCTTATAAAGATTGTGGTCATGCCCAAGGGTGGAGGGAGCGAGAATTACAGCGAGGTTCGTATGTTGACGCCTTCTGAAGGGGCGGAAGGCGTAAGGCGCTTTGTGGTGGAAATGGTTAAGAAGGGCGGACCAAACCCCTGTCCCCCCATCACGATAGGGATTGGGATAGGCGGTAACTTTGAGACCTGCGCGCTTCTTTCAAAGGAAGCTCTTATGCTCCCCTTCGGGCAGCGCAGCGAAGACCCATACCTGCGGGATCTGGAGATCTCAATCCTGGAAGAGGTTAACAAACTGGGCATCGGCCCTGAAGGATATGGCGGGAGAGTGACGGCTCTCGACCTCCACATAAAATCACGGCCGTGTCACATAGCCTCGCTGCCGGTAGCCGTGAACATACAGTGCCACGCACACAGGATAAAAGAAGCTACCATATGA
- the bamA gene encoding outer membrane protein assembly factor BamA encodes MKEGFACFLLLAFLFSGPALAQEKNIVLKVDITGNDRIERGVIMNAIKTKEKETYNPEKIREDMKNIYKTGFFSDVQVDVKDTPEGKIVTFVVVERPTVNDIAISGNKKVKTEDLKEKIKFKVGTVLNTEKLKETVDEIKKLYASKNFYAAKVTYDIDYEEGYRAKVTFVVDEAEKAYVRKITFTGNNHFKAGTLKDYMKTKEKGLLSWFTGSGILDDEQLEEDRRNLGAFYADNGYVRASVGNPTITLSKDGKRIDISIPITEGNIFKIGSVDFSGDLVIPQQDLKKMVKSKVGDTFKSSVFQQDVTTLTDACQDKGYAFADVNPLTLVNDEARTMAITFEIITGPQVYVNRINITGNLKTRDKVIRRELRFVEGDLFSAAKLKESKRRLRNTTYFKESDLKLVKTDVPDRVNLDTIVEEKPTGTISAGIGYSTYENLILTGSVAQDNLFGTGLAARVTAAISSISTLYDISITKPYIFDKDINAGINLFNWTRSFDTYEYRSQGGAVSVVRPITDYTRLGLKYGYVVTDVFNIDPSAGAYIISQRGVTRTSSVTTSLNYLTIDDIMNPRRGVLFNNSVEVAGGPFLGDVNFIKAISSYGRYFPFKWDTTFFVRGTGGYAWQYNGTPVPIYQNFYVGGINSVRGFKYGMAGPTDYQNTPIGGRGELYFNFEWIFPIYAPAGLKGVVFFDLGHGFDHSDWLFNLRESAGFGIRWLSPMGPIRLELGFNLSPKQGEKKEVFDFLMGRAF; translated from the coding sequence ATGAAGGAGGGATTTGCATGTTTCCTTTTGTTGGCCTTCTTGTTCTCTGGACCCGCTCTGGCCCAGGAAAAGAACATTGTCCTGAAGGTGGATATTACAGGAAACGACCGTATCGAACGCGGCGTCATCATGAATGCGATAAAAACCAAAGAAAAGGAGACTTACAACCCTGAAAAAATCAGAGAGGACATGAAGAACATATATAAAACGGGCTTCTTCAGTGATGTTCAGGTTGACGTTAAAGACACACCAGAAGGAAAAATAGTCACCTTCGTCGTCGTCGAAAGGCCGACAGTAAACGACATCGCCATATCCGGAAACAAGAAAGTAAAGACCGAAGACCTCAAGGAGAAAATCAAGTTTAAAGTCGGTACGGTTCTGAATACCGAAAAGCTGAAAGAGACGGTCGACGAAATAAAGAAGCTCTATGCCAGCAAGAATTTCTATGCTGCCAAGGTCACCTACGACATCGATTACGAAGAGGGATACCGTGCAAAGGTTACTTTTGTCGTAGATGAAGCAGAAAAAGCGTACGTGAGAAAGATCACCTTCACAGGAAACAATCATTTCAAGGCCGGCACGCTCAAGGATTACATGAAGACGAAGGAAAAGGGCCTACTGTCGTGGTTCACAGGCTCCGGCATACTGGACGACGAGCAACTGGAGGAGGACAGGCGTAACCTCGGGGCGTTCTACGCGGACAACGGGTATGTCAGAGCCAGTGTGGGCAATCCCACTATCACCCTGTCTAAGGACGGGAAGCGGATAGACATCTCTATCCCCATCACCGAGGGTAACATTTTTAAGATAGGCTCTGTTGACTTCTCGGGCGATCTGGTTATCCCGCAACAGGACCTGAAAAAAATGGTAAAGAGCAAGGTGGGCGACACCTTCAAGTCTTCGGTTTTCCAGCAGGATGTAACGACATTGACCGATGCCTGCCAGGATAAAGGGTACGCCTTTGCTGATGTTAATCCTCTCACCCTCGTTAACGATGAAGCCAGGACAATGGCGATCACCTTTGAAATCATTACAGGCCCGCAGGTTTACGTCAACCGCATCAACATCACGGGCAACCTGAAGACCAGAGACAAGGTGATACGGAGAGAGCTTCGCTTCGTTGAGGGTGATCTCTTTTCAGCGGCAAAACTTAAGGAAAGCAAGAGAAGATTGCGTAATACGACGTACTTCAAGGAATCAGATCTGAAACTGGTAAAGACGGATGTTCCTGACAGAGTAAATCTGGACACAATCGTCGAGGAAAAGCCGACAGGCACTATCTCAGCGGGAATAGGATACTCTACCTATGAGAACCTCATCCTCACAGGTTCCGTAGCGCAGGATAACCTGTTCGGTACCGGGCTGGCAGCCCGGGTCACCGCAGCAATCAGCAGCATCAGTACACTCTACGATATTTCTATAACCAAGCCTTACATATTCGACAAGGATATCAATGCAGGGATTAATCTTTTCAACTGGACGCGCTCCTTCGATACGTATGAATATCGTTCCCAGGGTGGCGCCGTATCGGTTGTGAGGCCCATAACCGACTACACCAGGCTGGGGCTCAAGTACGGGTATGTAGTCACCGATGTTTTCAATATTGACCCCAGTGCAGGGGCGTACATCATAAGCCAGAGGGGAGTCACCCGCACGAGCAGCGTCACGACCAGTCTCAATTATCTGACCATAGATGACATAATGAATCCGAGAAGAGGCGTGCTGTTCAACAACAGCGTTGAAGTGGCCGGCGGACCCTTTCTCGGGGATGTGAACTTCATCAAGGCCATCAGTTCATACGGAAGGTATTTTCCGTTCAAATGGGACACCACCTTTTTCGTACGGGGGACAGGGGGTTATGCATGGCAGTACAACGGCACCCCTGTGCCCATCTACCAGAATTTCTATGTCGGCGGCATCAACTCCGTGAGGGGTTTCAAGTACGGCATGGCAGGACCCACGGACTACCAGAACACGCCTATCGGCGGAAGAGGCGAGCTCTATTTTAACTTCGAATGGATCTTCCCGATTTACGCACCCGCGGGTCTCAAAGGAGTCGTCTTCTTCGACTTGGGGCACGGCTTCGATCATTCCGACTGGCTGTTCAATCTCCGCGAATCGGCAGGCTTCGGCATCCGATGGCTGTCGCCCATGGGACCGATACGTCTGGAGCTGGGTTTCAACCTCAGTCCTAAACAAGGGGAGAAGAAAGAGGTCTTCGACTTCTTGATGGGCAGAGCATTTTGA
- the nth gene encoding endonuclease III yields MKSVFPFDKVVTTLRRVYKDDAPSVTKIATRKREPFLVLIGCILSLRTKDEVTDIAAERLFKKAGTPEEMLSLPLDELEQLIYPVGFYRTKSRTIKEISKTILEDFGGEVPDTMEALLSLRGVGRKTANIVITEGFNKDGIAVDTHVHRISNRLGAVRTKTPNETEEVLRRTLPRKYWKIYNMLLVTHGKKTCKPISPLCSRCAVYALCRRVGVTRSR; encoded by the coding sequence GTGAAAAGCGTTTTTCCTTTTGATAAAGTAGTGACAACGTTACGCCGCGTCTACAAAGACGACGCGCCCTCTGTGACGAAGATAGCCACTCGAAAGAGAGAGCCATTCTTAGTCCTCATAGGCTGCATCCTCAGTCTTCGGACAAAAGATGAAGTCACGGACATTGCTGCGGAACGGCTTTTCAAGAAGGCCGGTACTCCGGAAGAGATGCTGTCACTGCCCCTGGATGAACTGGAGCAGCTCATTTACCCTGTCGGCTTCTACAGGACCAAGTCTCGGACCATCAAAGAGATCTCAAAGACAATTCTGGAAGATTTTGGCGGTGAGGTCCCTGACACCATGGAAGCGCTCCTCTCTCTCAGAGGGGTGGGGAGGAAGACCGCCAACATAGTGATCACCGAAGGCTTCAATAAGGACGGCATAGCTGTGGATACGCACGTGCACCGCATCTCAAACAGGCTGGGAGCGGTACGCACAAAAACACCCAACGAGACAGAAGAGGTACTGCGCAGGACACTGCCTCGCAAATACTGGAAGATCTATAACATGCTGCTTGTCACTCATGGAAAAAAAACCTGCAAACCCATATCCCCCCTCTGTAGCCGCTGCGCAGTCTATGCGCTTTGCAGGCGGGTCGGCGTCACCCGCTCCCGCTGA
- a CDS encoding inositol-3-phosphate synthase yields MREIRVAVAGIGNCASSLIQGIAYYAKGNARDVIGLMHYDVCGYTPEHINIVAAFDIDKRKVGRPLSEAVFAPPNCTKVIMTSVQGKDVLVSMGHPLDGISPHMAQYPAERTFVPADKKPEDVTAILKERNVDILLNYLPVGSEKATRFYAECCLASGVSMINCIPVFIGSDRAWVRKFEEKGIPIIGDDVKSQIGATIIHRMLAKLFTDRGVKIDRTYQLNTGGNTDFLNMLNRERLISKKISKTEAIQSVLDAPIEPENIHVGPSDYVPWQNDNKVCFLRVEGRIFGDVPMNLELRLSVEDSPNSGGCIIDAIRCCKVARDRRVSGVLESISAYTMKHPMTQYPDDVARKMVEEFIRGERAR; encoded by the coding sequence ATGCGCGAGATTCGGGTAGCTGTTGCGGGGATTGGAAACTGTGCGAGCTCATTGATCCAGGGAATCGCGTATTATGCGAAGGGGAATGCCCGTGATGTTATAGGATTGATGCATTACGACGTGTGCGGCTACACCCCGGAGCACATCAACATCGTTGCTGCGTTTGATATAGACAAGAGGAAGGTAGGCAGACCGCTCAGTGAGGCGGTTTTTGCGCCGCCGAACTGTACCAAGGTGATCATGACGAGCGTGCAGGGAAAGGACGTGCTCGTCTCAATGGGCCATCCACTCGACGGCATTTCCCCCCACATGGCGCAATACCCGGCAGAAAGAACCTTTGTGCCCGCAGATAAGAAACCTGAAGACGTGACCGCCATCCTGAAAGAAAGGAACGTCGACATACTCCTTAACTACCTGCCTGTCGGTTCTGAGAAGGCCACACGCTTCTACGCAGAGTGTTGCCTTGCCAGCGGCGTAAGTATGATCAATTGCATCCCTGTCTTCATCGGCTCAGACAGAGCCTGGGTGAGAAAGTTCGAAGAAAAGGGGATTCCGATCATCGGCGACGATGTCAAATCGCAGATCGGCGCCACTATCATCCACAGAATGCTGGCCAAGCTCTTTACAGATCGTGGTGTGAAGATAGACAGGACATACCAACTCAACACGGGCGGCAACACCGATTTCCTTAATATGCTCAACCGTGAGCGGCTGATCTCAAAAAAAATATCGAAGACGGAAGCGATCCAGTCTGTCCTCGATGCTCCTATTGAGCCGGAGAATATTCATGTGGGCCCCAGCGACTACGTGCCCTGGCAGAATGACAACAAAGTCTGTTTCTTGAGGGTCGAGGGGAGGATTTTCGGAGATGTGCCCATGAACCTTGAATTGAGGCTCTCCGTTGAAGACTCACCCAACAGCGGAGGATGTATAATTGATGCAATTCGTTGCTGCAAGGTGGCAAGGGACAGGAGAGTGAGCGGGGTCCTCGAATCCATCTCGGCTTACACGATGAAACACCCGATGACACAATACCCCGACGATGTTGCACGAAAGATGGTCGAAGAGTTTATTCGTGGAGAGAGAGCCCGATAG
- the ispG gene encoding flavodoxin-dependent (E)-4-hydroxy-3-methylbut-2-enyl-diphosphate synthase, giving the protein MDRRKTRQITVGNVAIGGNSPISVQSMLKTDPQNLPDTLNQMRELKKVGCDLIRMALPQQEICANIPFLKREIDIPIIGDVHFNHAIALAAMEAGIDCVRINPGTINNTRKVKEIARFARQTHTPIRIGINIGSLEKKILRKYHQPNAQAMVESALYCVKLFEDEGHTQLKVSLKASDIFQTIEAYRGFSKASDYPLHIGVTEAGPIFSGAIKSAIGIGILLNEGIGDTLRVSLTGHPSYEVIAGYHILRSMRLRKKGINIISCPTCGRCKVNLQEVVEEFERDVAHMDQCLDVAIMGCEVNGPGEAKEADIGIAFGRDKALLFLKGEIKKTGIPRELAKNILIEEIHNLS; this is encoded by the coding sequence ATGGACAGAAGAAAAACTCGACAGATCACTGTGGGTAATGTTGCTATCGGTGGTAACAGCCCTATCAGCGTTCAGTCGATGCTCAAGACTGATCCGCAGAATCTTCCGGATACCTTGAACCAGATGAGGGAGCTGAAGAAGGTTGGCTGCGACCTGATTCGCATGGCTCTACCTCAACAGGAAATCTGCGCGAACATCCCCTTTCTAAAAAGGGAGATCGACATACCTATTATTGGGGATGTCCACTTCAACCACGCCATTGCGCTCGCGGCCATGGAGGCAGGCATCGATTGTGTGCGTATCAATCCCGGTACTATCAACAACACCCGAAAGGTAAAAGAGATTGCAAGGTTCGCCAGACAAACACACACACCTATCCGCATAGGAATCAACATCGGCTCTCTCGAAAAAAAAATACTCCGTAAATATCATCAGCCGAATGCGCAGGCAATGGTGGAAAGCGCTCTTTACTGCGTGAAACTTTTCGAGGATGAAGGGCATACCCAGCTCAAGGTGTCTCTCAAGGCGTCCGACATATTCCAGACAATCGAAGCATACAGGGGTTTTTCGAAAGCATCAGATTACCCGCTCCATATAGGAGTGACAGAGGCAGGTCCTATATTCTCCGGAGCGATCAAGTCGGCTATCGGCATCGGCATTCTCCTGAACGAGGGAATCGGAGATACGTTGCGCGTTTCCCTCACAGGACACCCTTCATACGAAGTGATAGCCGGTTACCACATCTTGCGCAGCATGCGCCTCAGGAAAAAAGGCATAAATATTATCTCCTGCCCGACATGCGGACGTTGCAAAGTAAATCTCCAGGAAGTAGTGGAGGAATTCGAGCGCGACGTCGCCCACATGGACCAGTGCCTCGACGTCGCCATAATGGGCTGTGAAGTGAACGGACCGGGTGAAGCCAAGGAGGCTGACATAGGCATAGCTTTCGGCAGAGATAAGGCGCTCCTGTTCCTCAAGGGAGAAATAAAAAAGACGGGCATACCCAGGGAACTCGCCAAGAACATTCTGATAGAAGAGATACACAATCTTTCCTGA
- a CDS encoding Mut7-C RNAse domain-containing protein translates to MRFVCDAMLGKLAKYLRILGFDAEYLRDVALLQRHAQHDDPPYFLTRRRKIPLYSRTIHINSEKPQEQLLELRQWIKPFFDPDKVLARCINCNVPLVDVNKETIEYRVPEFVFHTYSTFKMCPGCNQVYWAGTHREHMAKVIAEVTS, encoded by the coding sequence ATGAGATTTGTCTGCGACGCTATGCTGGGGAAGCTGGCAAAGTATTTGAGGATCTTAGGTTTCGACGCAGAGTACCTCAGAGACGTGGCACTGCTCCAGCGTCATGCACAGCACGATGACCCACCCTATTTCCTCACCCGTCGCCGCAAAATTCCTCTTTACAGTCGGACGATTCACATCAACTCGGAGAAGCCGCAGGAACAGCTCCTCGAACTCCGGCAGTGGATCAAACCTTTCTTTGATCCGGATAAGGTGCTGGCGCGATGCATCAATTGCAATGTACCCCTTGTGGATGTCAATAAGGAGACCATAGAATATAGGGTGCCCGAATTCGTCTTTCACACCTACAGCACCTTTAAGATGTGTCCTGGATGCAACCAGGTCTACTGGGCCGGCACACATAGGGAGCACATGGCAAAAGTCATAGCGGAGGTGACGTCGTGA